A genomic segment from Triticum dicoccoides isolate Atlit2015 ecotype Zavitan chromosome 1A, WEW_v2.0, whole genome shotgun sequence encodes:
- the LOC119270614 gene encoding protein STABILIZED1-like: MSGPAPTPPPPPPPAAAPARPVRYDFLNSKPPPNYVAGLGRGATGFTTRSDIGPARAAPDLPDRSAAAAAPPAVGRGRGKPPGEDEGGDEGGDEEKGYDENQKFDEFEGNDAGLFSNADYDDDDREADAVWESIDQRMDLRRKDRREARLKQEIEKYRASNPKITEQFADLKRKLADVSVQEWESIPEIGDYSARNKKKRFESFVPVPDTLLEKARQEQEHVTALDPKSRAAGGTETPWAQTPVTDLTAVGEGRGTVLSLKLDRLSDSVSGLTVVDPKGYLTDLKSMKITSDAEISDIKKARLLLRSVTQTNPKHPPGWIAAARLEEVAGKLQSARQLIQRGCEECPKNEDVWFEACRLASPDESKAVIARGVKAIPNSVKLWLQAAKLESSDLNKSRVLRKGLEHIPDSVRLWKAVVELANEEDARMLLHRAVECCPLHVELWLALARLETYDQAKKVLNKAREKLNKEPAIWITAAKLEEANGNTQSVSKVIERGIRSLQREGLDIDREAWLKEAEAAERAGSVLTCQAIVKSTIGVGVDDEDRKRTWVADAEECKKRGSIETARAIYAHALSVFVAKKSIWLKAAQLEKSHGTRESLEAILRKAVTYNPKAEVLWLMGAKEKWLAGDVPAARAILQEAYAAIPISEEIWLAAFKLEFENNEPERARMLLTKARERGGTERVWMKSAIVERELGNVNEERRLLEEGLKLFPSFFKLWLMLGQMEDRIGHVGKAKEVYENGLKHCPGCIPLWLSLASLEERINGLSKSRAFLTMSRKKNPATPELWLAAIRAELRHGNKKEADSLLAKALQECPTSGILWAAAIEMVPRPQRKSKSSDAIKRCDHDPHVIAAVAKLFWHDRKVDKARSWLNRAVTLAPDIGDFWALYYKFELQHGNADTQRDVLKRCIAAEPKHGERWQAISKAVENSHQPVDAILRKVVLALGAEENPNAAEP, translated from the coding sequence ATGAGCGGCCccgccccgaccccgccgccgccccctcctccggcggcggcgcccgCCCGTCCCGTGCGCTACGACTTCCTCAACTCCAAGCCGCCCCCCAACTACGTCGCGGGTCTCGGCCGTGGCGCCACCGGCTTCACCACCCGTTCCGATATCGGGCCGGCCCGCGCTGCCCCGGACCTCCCAGATCGCTCCGCCGCCGCGGCTGCTCCTCCCGCTGTCGGGCGCGGCCGCGGGAAGCCCCCCGGCGAGGACGAAGGCGGTGATGAAGGCGGCGACGAGGAgaagggatacgacgagaaccagAAGTTCGACGAGTTCGAGGGCAACGATGCCGGCCTCTTCTCCAACGCCGACTACGACGATGATGACCGCGAGGCTGATGCTGTCTGGGAGAGCATCGACCAGAGGATGGACCTGCGCCGCAAGGATCGGCGCGAGGCGCGGCTCAAGCAGGAGATTGAGAAGTACCGTGCGTCCAACCCCAAGATCACCGAGCAGTTTGCTGATCTCAAGAGGAAGCTGGCTGATGTGTCCGTGCAGGAGTGGGAAAGCATACCTGAAATTGGGGATTACTCGGCGCGCAACAAGAAGAAGCGTTTCGAGAGCTTTGTCCCGGTGCCGGACACTCTGCTTGAGAAGGCCCGGCAGGAGCAGGAGCATGTCACAGCGCTGGACCCCAAGAGCCGTGCGGCTGGTGGCACTGAGACACCGTGGGCTCAAACTCCGGTTACCGACCTGACTGCCGTGGGTGAGGGCCGCGGTACTGTGCTTTCGCTGAAATTGGACAGGCTGTCAGATTCAGTTTCTGGGCTTActgttgttgatccaaagggatacCTTACAGACTTGAAAAGCATGAAAATTACTAGCGATGCTGAGATCTCTGACATTAAGAAGGCGAGACTGCTGCTCAGGTCTGTGACGCAGACAAACCCAAAGCATCCTCCAGGTTGGATTGCTGCTGCCAGGCTTGAAGAGGTTGCTGGCAAGCTCCAGTCTGCTCGGCAGCTCATTCAGAGGGGCTGTGAGGAGTGCCCCAAGAACGAGGATGTGTGGTTCGAGGCATGCCGGTTGGCTAGCCCAGACGAGTCAAAGGCTGTAATTGCCAGGGGTGTGAAGGCAATTCCCAACTCTGTGAAGCTGTGGCTGCAGGCTGCAAAACTAGAGAGTAGTGATTTGAACAAGAGCAGGGTTTTAAGGAAGGGATTGGAGCACATTCCTGATTCAGTTAGGTTGTGGAAGGCTGTTGTGGAGCTGGCGAACGAGGAGGATGCACGGATGTTGCTTCACAGGGCTGTGGAGTGCTGCCCACTTCATGTTGAGCTGTGGCTTGCCCTAGCAAGGCTCGAGACATATGACCAGGCAAAGAAGGTGCTTAACAAGGCCAGGGAGAAGCTCAACAAGGAACCTGCCATTTGGATTACAGCTGCAAAGCTGGAGGAGGCTAATGGGAACACCCAATCTGTAAGCAAGGTGATTGAGAGAGGTATAAGATCTTTGCAGAGAGAAGGGTTGGATATTGATAGGGAGGCATGGCTAAAGGAAGCCGAAGCGGCAGAGCGTGCTGGATCTGTGCTTACTTGCCAGGCTATTGTGAAGAGCACTATTGGAgttggggttgatgatgaggaCCGGAAGCGAACATGGGTTGCTGATGCTGAGGAATGCAAGAAACGTGGTTCAATTGAGACAGCTCGGGCCATCTATGCACATGCTCTTAGTGTGTTTGTTGCCAAAAAGAGTATATGGCTTAAAGCGGCGCAGCTTGAGAAGAGCCATGGGACAAGAGAATCTCTTGAAGCCATTCTCAGAAAGGCTGTCACGTACAATCCAAAAGCTGAAGTGTTATGGCTTATGGGCGCAAAGGAGAAATGGCTGGCTGGTGATGTCCCTGCAGCTCGGGCCATCCTTCAGGAAGCTTATGCTGCTATCCCTATTTCAGAGGAGATCTGGTTAGCTGCATTCAAGTTAGAGTTCGAGAACAATGAACCGGAGAGAGCAAGAATGCTTTTGACCAAGGCCAGGGAAAGAGGAGGCACCGAGAGGGTTTGGATGAAATCAGCAATTGTTGAGAGGGAATTAGGAAATGTGAATGAGGAAAGGAGGCTGTTGGAGGAAGGTCTGAAGTTATTCCCCTCATTTTTCAAATTGTGGTTAATGCTTGGACAGATGGAAGACCGGATTGGCCATGTAGGGAAGGCAAAGGAGGTTTATGAGAATGGACTCAAACACTGCCCTGGTTGCATCCCTCTTTGGCTCTCGCTAGCTAGTCTAGAGGAGAGGATAAATGGCTTGAGTAAGTCGCGCGCTTTCCTCACCATGTCAAGGAAAAAGAATCCAGCTACACCTGAACTATGGCTTGCAGCAATTCGAGCTGAATTGAGGCACGGGAACAAAAAGGAAGCTGATTCTCTACTAGCCAAGGCATTACAAGAGTGTCCAACAAGTGGCATTTTGTGGGCTGCAGCTATTGAGATGGTGCCACGTCCGCAACGCAAATCAAAGAGCTCAGATGCTATAAAGCGATGTGATCATGATCCACATGTCATTGCAGCTGTCGCCAAACTTTTCTGGCATGACAGGAAGGTTGATAAAGCAAGGAGTTGGTTGAACAGAGCTGTTACTCTTGCTCCTGACATTGGGGATTTTTGGGCATTGTACTACAAATTTGAACTCCAGCACGGAAATGCGGACACACAAAGGGACGTTCTGAAACGATGCATTGCAGCTGAACCAAAACATGGCGAGAGATGGCAAGCTATAAGCAAGGCTGTTGAGAACTCACATCAACCAGTTGATGCCATCCTGAGGAAAGTTGTTCTGGCTCTTGGTGCAGAAGAAAATCCCAATGCTGCAGAACCCTAG